From the Callospermophilus lateralis isolate mCalLat2 unplaced genomic scaffold, mCalLat2.hap1 Scaffold_8056, whole genome shotgun sequence genome, the window TATTATTTCAGGAATGTATGAAATAACCTTATAATCATaaacttgaaaaaattgaaaggatATAAGAGTGTTAAGAAATACAGAATATAGAAATACAGAAGCCCAAAATAAACTCTGAGAGTaaatttaacaaattttaaaaatgacctaAAGTCTCAGAGAAAATTAAACAAgcaagaaactttaaaagagcaggtAGATATACATCTgttgtaaaatttattttaaagacaagtatcaaaaatatattaaaatattaattgcaGAAGAATttgcaaagcaaaatggaaatagTCCTGGCAGGCAGCTATCAGTCTGTCTCTCCCTCTTTAGACATTTTAATACAGATACTTCTTTAGAAGACACGGGTTGCTTTGTGCTGGGTTCCTGTAAATAATTTGTGTCTACAGATGGAGAACATTTTCAtagacttaaaaagaaaaattgagaGAACAAGCAGTGGACAATGGGACAAATGAATAATTCCTTTATTGGAGAAAATTTACTGTTAAATCCACATTGTTCATATGCATGTACAGATTCACACAGAAACACATTCATTGACGTCTGCTCCGTGTTGGACAGGAAAGCTTGGTATGCCTGCCCTCTTAATCACACATGTCCATTTTTACTGCAGAACGATTGTTTGAGAATGAGTAATAACTCTATGGTCACAGAATTTCTTCTCCTGGGTTTTTCTGACTCACGGAGTCCTCTGCTCCTACCAGCTGTGATTTTTACTGCGATATACCTGGCTGCCCTGGTGGGGAATGGCCTCGTTATTACCATCACCTCCCTGGACCCAGGCCTCCACTCGCCCATGTACCTCTTCCTGAGGAATCTGTCCCTCTTTGACATCTGCCTCATTTCTGCTGTGGTGCCCAAAGCTGTGGCCAACTGGGTCACCCACTGCCACTCCATCTCTTTCCTCGGCTTTGTGGCCCACGTCTTCCTGGTGCTTTTCTCAGCAGACACAGGCCTGTGCCTCCTCACAGCAATGTCCATGGACCGCTATGCTGCCATCTGCCATCCACTGCACTATGAAGCCATCATGAGCAGGGACACCTGTGTGCAGATGGCCACTCTGTCCTGGCTCAGCAGTGGCTTTTTATCTGCTATCCACACTGTGAGCACCCTTTTTTATCTTACTGTGGATTCCATGAGATCCAACAGTTCTTCTGTGACATTCCCCAGTTGTTAGCTGTCTTTCTTCAAAGCGTGTGACTGCAGAAATTGTGTTCATTATCATTAATGTCTTCCTGGACACTGGCTGCTTTGCCGGCATCATCATCTCCTACGTCTTCATCTTCTCCACCTTCAGGCGGATCCCATCCACAGCAGGGCGGGGCAAAGCCTA encodes:
- the LOC143640965 gene encoding olfactory receptor 14A16-like encodes the protein MASTANHTVEMEFYLTLFSKDQEPQLAHGFLFLLIYLVALVGNLLIIILVTVDQCLHTPMYFFLKNLSFLDACLVSVTVPNFINDCLRMSNNSMVTEFLLLGFSDSRSPLLLPAVIFTAIYLAALVGNGLVITITSLDPGLHSPMYLFLRNLSLFDICLISAVVPKAVANWVTHCHSISFLGFVAHVFLVLFSADTGLCLLTAMSMDRYAAICHPLHYEAIMSRDTCVQMATLSWLSSGFLSAIHTRVTAEIVFIIINVFLDTGCFAGIIISYVFIFSTFRRIPSTAGRGKAYSTCLPHLAVVVLFLSTGFCAYLKPLLGFSSSTDLSLSVGYVVLPRSLNPIIYNLRNKAELEKLVTGKLLTNQHVLLFLQE